In a single window of the Deinococcus aetherius genome:
- a CDS encoding transcription initiation factor IIE subunit alpha family protein, with protein sequence MFNPPTLEDLQETRRANEKLVLKALESKPEWVETELAKTTGLALSHLRAALASLLDQGRVRRLPGTGTRAVYGLADPGLADVPATPLTNDAKRVRDYLEGRADSALYMSEQLRMSREDVMKALSLLNAHGMITCTFVGSLVIFRLKETQALGQEQSAPVSGKKKQVA encoded by the coding sequence ATGTTCAATCCCCCCACCCTCGAAGACCTGCAGGAGACTCGCCGGGCGAACGAGAAGCTGGTGCTCAAGGCGCTGGAGAGCAAGCCCGAGTGGGTCGAGACCGAACTCGCCAAGACGACGGGCTTGGCCCTCTCACACCTGCGCGCCGCCCTTGCCAGCCTGCTCGACCAGGGCCGGGTGCGCCGCCTGCCGGGCACAGGCACCCGCGCCGTGTACGGCCTCGCCGACCCCGGCCTCGCCGACGTGCCCGCCACGCCGCTGACGAACGACGCCAAGCGCGTGCGTGACTACCTCGAAGGCCGCGCCGACTCGGCCCTGTACATGAGCGAGCAGCTTCGCATGAGCCGCGAGGACGTGATGAAGGCCCTGTCGCTCCTGAACGCGCACGGCATGATCACCTGCACCTTCGTGGGCAGCCTGGTGATCTTCCGCCTCAAGGAGACCCAGGCGCTCGGCCAGGAGCAGAGCGCTCCCGTGAGCGGCAAGAAGAAGCAGGTCGCGTAA
- a CDS encoding cyclic-di-AMP receptor yields the protein MKLVLAVIQDADAAALVRVLSENAFEVTKLASTGGFLREGNTTLMIGVSDERLAELKRHVQRTCRTRTRLVTPSVPMGEQGEGLVADPVEVAVGGAVMFVLGVQEFVKV from the coding sequence ATGAAGCTGGTGCTCGCCGTGATTCAGGATGCCGACGCCGCCGCCCTCGTGCGCGTGCTGTCCGAGAACGCCTTCGAGGTCACGAAGCTCGCCAGCACCGGGGGCTTCCTGCGGGAGGGCAACACCACCCTGATGATCGGGGTGTCCGACGAGCGTCTCGCCGAACTCAAGCGGCACGTGCAGCGGACCTGCCGCACCCGCACCCGCCTCGTGACCCCCAGCGTCCCGATGGGCGAGCAGGGCGAGGGGCTGGTCGCCGACCCCGTCGAGGTGGCGGTGGGGGGCGCGGTGATGTTCGTGCTGGGGGTGCAGGAATTCGTGAAGGTCTGA
- a CDS encoding WD40 repeat domain-containing protein yields MIWFRSAAFLLTLAASAQALAPVTVRPSWSIAGVNFLGFTGQGEVVTQPPSRTGWFAPELERRDPGTGKVSGSVLFREAGNEVGRAAFTPDLGTLAWLSRAGDVLTVQTGRGRWTSSLPGLRGTQALAFSPDGRTLAALNVYGYVQLWDVAAGRRRATLLLHSQPRRLTFHPTRPLLAVNEAGAPEGSVTLWNTETGERVLTVPGLTGVLHPFGFAPDGSLLTGRGYGVAFLDLGLERLGQGDWGLSERTLPLYTEPCPQGMGSRGWIQVVVATP; encoded by the coding sequence GTGATCTGGTTCCGGAGTGCCGCCTTCCTGCTGACCCTCGCCGCCTCCGCGCAGGCTCTCGCCCCGGTGACAGTCCGGCCGTCATGGAGCATCGCGGGCGTCAACTTTCTCGGCTTCACGGGGCAGGGCGAGGTGGTGACGCAACCGCCCTCCCGAACCGGCTGGTTCGCGCCCGAGTTGGAGCGCCGCGACCCGGGAACCGGGAAAGTCAGCGGCAGCGTCCTTTTCCGAGAGGCTGGGAATGAGGTGGGCCGGGCGGCCTTCACGCCCGACCTGGGGACACTGGCCTGGCTCAGCCGCGCGGGAGACGTCCTGACCGTCCAGACCGGAAGGGGTCGCTGGACGAGCAGCCTCCCGGGCCTGCGCGGCACCCAGGCGCTGGCCTTCAGCCCGGACGGCCGCACCCTGGCCGCCCTGAACGTCTACGGCTACGTGCAACTGTGGGACGTGGCGGCGGGGCGGCGCCGAGCCACCCTGCTGCTGCACTCGCAGCCCCGCCGCCTGACGTTCCACCCCACGCGGCCCCTCCTCGCCGTGAACGAGGCCGGGGCACCGGAGGGCAGCGTCACCCTCTGGAACACGGAGACGGGCGAGAGAGTGCTCACCGTTCCGGGGCTGACGGGTGTCCTCCACCCCTTCGGGTTCGCGCCGGACGGCTCCCTGCTGACGGGCCGGGGGTACGGCGTGGCCTTTCTCGACCTCGGGCTGGAGCGGCTGGGGCAGGGCGACTGGGGCCTGAGCGAGCGCACCCTTCCCCTTTACACTGAGCCGTGCCCACAGGGCATGGGGTCCAGAGGGTGGATTCAAGTGGTCGTCGCAACACCCTGA
- a CDS encoding IS30 family transposase translates to MSTGKRKSDSAGRCKLHSPGRPSVARREHQRQFWVLIAAGQGSEDAATAVGVSPAVGTRWFREAGGMPPTTLAPWNATPSGRYLSFAQREEIALRRAQGHGVREIARHLARSPSTISRELRRNAATRGGGLEYRATTAQWHAERSARRPKPAKLAVNVALRAYVQDRLAGQVTSPCGATIPGPTVAFKGRRHGRRQSRRWASAWSPQQIARRLQLDFPNDRTMRISHEAIYQALYIEGRGGLRRELVTCLRTGRTLRVPRARRARMSKPFVAPEVMLKERPGEAADRTVAGHWEGDLILGLGSSAIGTLVERSTRFTLLLHLPRLPSHGVEARVKNGPALAGHGAEAVRDAVTSALTLLPEQLRRSLTWDQGAEMSQHAKLRGETGVAVYFCEPQSPWQRGTNENTNGLLRQYFPKGTDLSVHSADDLAAVAATLNARPRKVLDWRTPKEAFEHALHAIHTAVATTA, encoded by the coding sequence ATGAGCACTGGGAAGCGAAAATCAGATAGTGCGGGGCGCTGTAAGCTGCATTCGCCAGGACGGCCAAGCGTCGCCCGACGGGAGCACCAGCGGCAGTTCTGGGTGTTGATTGCGGCGGGTCAAGGGAGTGAAGATGCAGCCACAGCCGTCGGTGTCTCGCCTGCGGTGGGCACGCGATGGTTTCGAGAGGCAGGTGGTATGCCCCCCACAACATTGGCTCCCTGGAACGCCACGCCGTCAGGGCGGTATCTGTCCTTCGCCCAGCGGGAAGAGATCGCGCTCCGTCGAGCACAAGGTCATGGCGTGCGGGAGATTGCGAGGCACTTGGCAAGGTCCCCGTCGACCATCTCGCGTGAACTGCGGCGTAACGCCGCCACGCGTGGCGGCGGCCTGGAGTACCGGGCGACGACTGCCCAGTGGCACGCCGAACGGTCCGCCCGCCGACCAAAACCAGCCAAACTCGCGGTGAACGTGGCGCTGCGGGCGTACGTGCAAGACCGCCTGGCCGGGCAGGTCACCTCGCCCTGCGGGGCAACTATTCCTGGGCCGACTGTGGCGTTCAAGGGCCGTCGGCACGGGCGGCGACAGAGTCGCCGCTGGGCCAGTGCGTGGAGTCCACAGCAGATCGCCCGCCGACTGCAACTCGACTTTCCGAATGACCGCACCATGCGCATCAGCCACGAGGCCATTTACCAGGCGCTGTACATCGAAGGGCGGGGTGGGCTGCGCCGTGAGCTGGTCACCTGTCTGCGAACCGGTCGAACGTTGCGTGTTCCTCGAGCGCGTCGCGCCCGAATGAGCAAGCCGTTCGTCGCCCCCGAAGTCATGCTCAAAGAGCGTCCAGGAGAAGCGGCGGATCGGACGGTGGCGGGCCACTGGGAAGGCGACCTCATCCTCGGCCTGGGGAGCTCGGCCATCGGGACCTTGGTGGAGCGCTCGACGCGGTTCACGTTGTTGCTTCATCTCCCTCGTCTGCCCAGCCACGGTGTGGAAGCTCGCGTCAAGAATGGCCCGGCGCTGGCTGGACACGGTGCTGAAGCGGTGCGTGACGCTGTGACGAGCGCACTCACCCTCCTGCCGGAGCAGCTCCGACGGTCACTGACGTGGGATCAGGGTGCTGAGATGAGCCAGCACGCTAAACTGCGCGGTGAAACCGGGGTCGCCGTCTATTTCTGCGAGCCGCAGAGCCCGTGGCAGCGAGGCACGAACGAGAACACGAACGGTCTGTTGCGCCAATATTTTCCAAAGGGCACGGACCTGAGCGTGCACAGCGCGGACGACCTTGCCGCCGTGGCCGCTACCTTGAACGCCCGACCTCGCAAGGTGCTCGACTGGCGAACACCCAAGGAGGCCTTCGAACACGCGCTGCACGCCATTCATACTGCTGTTGCAACGACCGCTTGA
- a CDS encoding HAD family hydrolase produces MTIKALFWDIGGVLLTNGWDREQRADVVARFGLEPEDFAERHKLAVPELERGRMTLAEYLEQVVFHTPRPFTPEDFRAAMEAQSQPREETLALARELGERHRMYSLNNEGHDLNEYRIRTYRLGEFLLAFFTSCSLGLLKPNPAMYRLGLSLAQVRPEEAVMIDDRPQNVEAARSVGMHAVRYENAAGLPEALAALGVR; encoded by the coding sequence ATGACGATCAAGGCCCTCTTCTGGGACATCGGCGGCGTGCTGCTCACGAACGGGTGGGACCGCGAGCAGCGGGCGGACGTGGTCGCGCGTTTCGGGCTGGAGCCGGAGGACTTCGCGGAGCGGCACAAGTTGGCGGTGCCGGAGCTGGAACGGGGCCGCATGACCCTGGCGGAGTACCTGGAACAGGTGGTGTTCCACACCCCGCGCCCCTTCACCCCGGAGGACTTCCGCGCCGCGATGGAGGCCCAGAGCCAGCCGCGCGAGGAGACGCTGGCCCTCGCGCGGGAGCTGGGGGAGCGGCACCGGATGTACTCGCTGAACAACGAGGGCCACGACCTGAACGAGTACCGCATCCGCACCTACCGGCTGGGCGAGTTCCTGCTCGCCTTTTTCACCTCCTGCTCCCTCGGCCTGCTCAAGCCCAACCCGGCGATGTACCGCCTCGGCCTGAGCCTCGCGCAGGTCCGCCCGGAAGAGGCCGTGATGATCGACGACCGCCCGCAGAACGTGGAGGCGGCCCGCTCGGTGGGGATGCACGCGGTGCGTTACGAGAACGCTGCGGGGCTCCCGGAGGCCCTGGCGGCGCTGGGCGTGCGGTAG